In Quercus lobata isolate SW786 chromosome 12, ValleyOak3.0 Primary Assembly, whole genome shotgun sequence, a genomic segment contains:
- the LOC115971753 gene encoding ABC transporter B family member 11-like, which translates to MAVENGLDSQTNTDAATTSKSNAEEEKTSSMNGDQEDSKKSKGDEKTSTVPFRKLFSFADSTDILLMILGTIGAVGNGICMPLMTLLFGELSNSFGQNQNSPNMVDTVSKVCLKFVYLALGAALAAFLQVACWMVTGERQAARIRRLYLKTILRQDVAFFDKEKNTGEVVSRMSADTVLIQDAMGEKVGKFLQLTTTFIGGFVVAFIKGWLLTLVMLSSLPLLVASGAVMSIIIPKMASRGQSAYAKAANVVEQTIGSIRTVASFTGEKQAIISYKKYVLKAYNSGVQEGLASGFGLGTATFVRFCTYALAAWFGAKMILEKGYNGGQVLSVIFAVLSGSMSLGQASPCMSAFAAGQAAAFKMFETIGRKPVIDAYDTKGRTLDDIHGDIELRDVYFSYPSRPDELIFNGFSLSIPSGTTTALVGQSGSGKSTVISLIERFYDPNAGEVLIGGINLKEFQLKWIRGKIGLVSQEPVLFASSIKDNIAYGKDGATIEEIRAAAELANAAKFIDKLPQGLDTMVGEHGTQMSGGQKQRIAIARAILKDPRILLLDEATSALDAESERIVQEALDRIMVNRTTVIVAHRLSTVRNADMIAVIHRGKMVEKGAHSELLKDPEGAYSQLIRLQEVNKGSEQALDDRNNPEITVESFRHSTQRMSIQRSISRGSSGVGNSSRHSFSVSFGLPTGVNVPDIARAETESPSVPTEELPNVPLSRVAYLNKPEIPVLIIGAVAAILNGVILPILGFLISSAIKIFFEPNGLKKDSKFWAIMFMLLGLASFLMSPARSYFFAVAGCKLIGRIRVMCFEKVVNMEVSWFDDPDNSSGAIGARLSADAASVRALVGDALGQMVENMASAVAGLVIAFVACWQLAFIILLLIPLIGVNGFIQVKFMKGFSADAKMMYEEASQVANDAVGSIRTVASFCAEENVMELYKRKCEGPMKTGIRQGLISGIGFGLSFFLLFSVYATSFYAGARLVEAGKTTFSDVFRVFLALTMAAIGISQTSSFAPDSSKAKNAATSIFAILDLKSKIDPSEESGIKLDDVKGEIELLHISFKYPSRPDIHIFRDLNLKIHSGKTVALVGESGCGKSTVVSLLQRFYDPDSGHVTLDGIEIQKFQLKWLRQQMGLVSQEPILFNDTIRANIAYGKEGDATEAEIISASELANAHKFISSLQQGYDTMVGERGVQLSGGQKQRVAIARAIVKSPKILILDEATSALDAESEKIVQDALDQVMVNRTTIVVAHRLSTIKNADLIAVVKNGVIVEKGKHETLINIKDGFYASLVALHTSASTV; encoded by the exons ATGGCAGTGGAGAATGGCTTGGACAGCCAAACAAACACAGATGCAGCCACCACATCAAAAAGCAATGCAGAAGAAGAGAAAACCTCCAGCATGAATGGTGATCAAGAAGACTCAAAGAAGAGCAAAGGGGATGAGAAAACTAGCACTGTTCCATTTCGGAAACTGTTCTCATTTGCAGATTCCACTGATATTTTGCTGATGATCCTTGGCACAATTGGTGCCGTTGGGAATGGGATATGTATGCCCCTTATGACTCTGCTATTCGGGGAATTGTCCAATTCTTTTGGACAAAACCAGAATAGCCCCAACATGGTTGATACAGTTTCCAAG GTCTGTCTAAAATTTGTCTACTTGGCACTGGGTGCGGCTCTAGCAGCTTTCCTTC AGGTGGCTTGTTGGATGGTGACAGGGGAGCGACAGGCTGCACGAATAAGGCGTTTATATCTGAAGACTATTCTGAGGCAAGATGTTGCATTCTTTGATAAGGAAAAAAACACTGGCGAGGTTGTTAGCAGAATGTCTGCTGACACCGTCCTAATACAGGATGCAATGGGTGAGAAG GTTGGGAAATTTTTGCAACTGACTACTACATTCATCGGTGGCTTTGTGGTAGCATTTATCAAAGGGTGGCTTCTAACCCTTGTCATGTTatcctctcttcctcttcttgtgGCATCTGGTGCAGTTATGTCCATCATCATACCCAAGATGGCGTCCCGGGGACAAAGTGCTTATGCAAAAGCAGCAAATGTAGTTGAACAGACGATTGGCTCAATCAGAACA GTTGCATCATTCACCGGTGAGAAGCAAGCTATAATTAGTTACAAGAAATATGTTTTAAAAGCTTACAATTCAGGCGTTCAGGAAGGCTTGGCTTCTGGTTTTGGTCTTGGCACAGCTACGTTTGTACGCTTCTGCACTTACGCTTTGGCAGCATGGTTTGGTGCAAAGATGATACTGGAGAAAGGATATAATGGGGGTCAAGTGCTGTCCGTGATATTTGCCGTGTTATCTGGTTCCAT GTCTCTAGGACAGGCATCTCCCTGCATGAGTGCATTCGCTGCAGGACAAGCTGCAGCATTTAAGATGTTTGAAACTATAGGGAGGAAGCCAGTGATAGATGCTTATGACACAAAGGGAAGGACGTTAGATGACATTCATGGAGATATAGAGCTAAGGGATGTTTATTTCAGTTACCCAAGCAGACCAGATGAACTAATATTCAATGGATTCTCTCTTTCTATCCCAAGTGGCACAACTACAGCTTTGGTTGGACAAAGTGGAAGTGGGAAGTCAACAGTCATTAGTCTGATAGAGAGATTCTATGACCCTAATGCTGGCGAAGTTCTTATAGGTGGAATTAACCTCAAAGAATTTCAGCTCAAATGGATTAGAGGGAAAATTGGTCTTGTCAGCCAGGAACCTGTGTTATTTGCATCCAGCATTAAGGATAATATTGCATATGGAAAGGATGGTGCAACTATTGAAGAGATAAGAGCAGCAGCTGAACTAGCCAATGCTGCTAAATTCATTGACAAATTGCCACAG GGGCTAGATACCATGGTTGGTGAGCACGGAACACAGATGTCTGGTGGACAGAAACAGAGGATTGCCATTGCAAGAGCAATTCTGAAAGACCCACGAATACTACTTCTTGATGAAGCTACAAGTGCACTTGATGCAGAGTCTGAAAGGATAGTGCAAGAGGCATTGGACAGGATTATGGTCAACAGGACAACAGTCATTGTTGCCCATCGTTTGAGCACAGTAAGGAATGCTGATATGATTGCCGTCATTCATAGAGGAAAGATGGTTGAAAAAG GCGCGCACTCAGAACTACTCAAGGATCCTGAGGGAGCATACTCTCAGCTTATACGCTTGCAAGAAGTAAACAAAGGATCAGAACAAGCATTAGATGATCGAAACAATCCGGAAATTACTGTGGAATCATTCAGACACTCAACTCAAAGAATGTCAATCCAACGATCCATAAGTCGAGGATCATCTGGAGTGGGAAACAGTAGCCGCCACTCATTCTCTGTATCATTTGGTTTACCTACAGGAGTTAATGTACCAGACATTGCACGGGCAGAAACAGAATCCCCTTCAGTACCTACAGAAGAACTTCCAAATGTTCCACTCAGCCGCGTTGCCTACCTTAACAAGCCTGAGATTCCAGTGCTTATAATTGGAGCTGTAGCTGCAATCCTCAATGGCGTAATACTTCCAATTTTAGGATTCCTAATTTCCAGCGCTATCAAGATATTTTTTGAACCTAATGGACTAAAAAAGGATTCAAAATTTTGGGCAATAATGTTTATGCTCCTTGGTCTGGCATCATTTCTGATGAGTCCAGCACGATCATACTTCTTTGCTGTGGCTGGGTGTAAATTAATCGGACGTATTAGAGTAATGTGCTTTGAGAAGGTGGTTAACATGGAGGTTAGTTGGTTTGATGATCCTGATAATTCAAGTGGTGCAATTGGTGCAAGGCTCTCAGCCGATGCAGCATCAGTGCGTGCTTTAGTAGGGGATGCACTTGGTCAGATGGTAGAAAATATGGCTTCAGCGGTTGCTGGGTTGGTCATTGCCTTTGTTGCTTGCTGGCAGTTGGCTTTTATTATCCTGTTATTGATTCCTCTAATTGGAGTTAATGGATTTATTCAAGTGAAGTTCATGAAAGGATTTAGTGCAGATGCAAAG aTGATGTATGAGGAAGCGAGCCAGGTTGCAAATGATGCTGTTGGAAGTATAAGAACTGTTGCTTCTTTTTGTGCTGAAGAGAATGTGATGGAattatacaaaagaaaatgtgaAGGTCCGATGAAGACTGGGATACGGCAAGGACTGATTAGTGGAATAGGATTTGGGTTATCTTTCTTCTTATTGTTTTCTGTCTACGCAACTAGTTTCTATGCTGGAGCTCGACTTGTTGAGGCTGGCAAAACAACATTCTCAGACGTTTTCCGG GTTTTTTTGGCCTTAACCATGGCAGCAATTGGAATTTCTCAAACAAGCTCCTTTGCTCCTGATTCTAGCAAAGCCAAGAACGCCGCCACTTCCATATTTGCAATATTAGATCTGAAGTCAAAGATAGACCCAAGTGAGGAGTCTGGCATAAAATTGGATGATGTAAAGGGCGAAATTGAGCTTCTTCATATAAGCTTTAAGTATCCTTCTAGACCAGATATTCATATTTTCCGAGACCTCAACTTAAAAATTCATTCTGGCAAG ACGGTTGCCCTTGTCGGAGAAAGTGGTTGTGGAAAATCAACAGTGGTCTCACTTTTACAAAGATTTTATGATCCTGATTCAGGCCATGTAACACTGGATGGTATTGAAATTCAAAAGTTTCAACTCAAATGGTTGAGGCAGCAAATGGGGCTTGTGAGCCAAGAACCAATTTTGTTCAATGACACTATCCGTGCCAACATTGCATATGGAAAGGAAGGAGATGCAACTGAGGCAGAAATTATATCTGCATCAGAGTTGGCCAATGCCCACAAATTCATTAGTAGCTTACAACAG GGTTATGATACCATGGTAGGTGAACGAGGAGTCCAATTATCTGGTGGGCAAAAGCAACGTGTTGCCATTGCACGTGCCATAGTTAAAAgtccaaaaatattaatattagatGAAGCTACTAGTGCACTAGATGCCGAGTCTGAGAAAATTGTTCAAGATGCATTAGACCAAGTCATGGTTAACCGGACTACAATAGTTGTGGCTCATCGATTATCCACAATCAAGAATGCTGATCTAATAGCAGTTGTTAAAAATGGTGTAATAGTGGAGAAAGGGAAGCATGAAACTTTGATTAATATCAAGGATGGATTTTATGCCTCCTTAGTGGCACTCCACACTAGTGCTTCAACCgtttga